A segment of the Helicobacter fennelliae genome:
AGTCTTTATATTCATAGTCTTTATAATATTCTTTAAAGAGTTTAGGGAGAGATTGGGGGATAATAAAGACAAGATGGATTTGATGGATTCCAAATTGTAGATTGATTTGTTTGTGTTGATATTCTTTATTGGAATAGCTTTGCAGTAACTCTTTTTCTAAGTCTTTATCACTTATATTTCGTGCATCACTTTGATAATCTAAAATAAGGTTTTCAAAAGGACTTGTCTGTTCTTTTAGATTATCAAAAAGATAGAATTGAGTAATAGGTAAATTGTCTTGTTGGGATTTGTGTTCTTTATAGTGTAGTCTTAGTATAGGTTTATGAAATTCTATTTGTGCCTTTAAAGCAACTTTGTCTCTATTCTTAGTATGAGTAGGACTAGGAGCATTGATTTTATAACTATTAGGTTTAGGTGTGCAAATAAGAGGAAAGCCTTTATCACTCATTACACCACTAGAGACTAAATCTTGCATAATAGGATAATCATCATTAAACTTTTTTAATCCTCTTGCATTTGGAAGTATAGTAGCTACCATAGTGCAAGGTCCTCCACTTAGCAATGGATTAGTGCAGCCTATAATGCTAGAGTTTAATAAATCAGATTCTAAAACCATAGGAATACCTTTGGAAGTAAAAGGTTTGCCTTTATTACTCTTTAGCTTTACTACTCCATTATGAGGACATTTTATTTCATCATCTTCTAGTATTGGGTGAAGTAGTGCAGTGGATTGACTTTTGTCATTCTGAGCCAAAGGCGAAGAATCTTTATCCCTTTGTGCTTTCTCTTTTTCTTGTATTGCTTGAGATTCAGAGGAGTTACATTCTAATTTGATGTTAAGACTAGAATCTAAGAGGGAGTAGTTTAAGAGTGTTAGGGTATTGCTACCCAAAAATACTTGGAGGGTGCTTAGGGAATTGTTAGATTCTGTGTTGATAGAATCTCTATTGTTGCTTGTAGATTCTATGGAGCTAGAATCTACTTCACCGATTAAGTGATAGATAGGCTTAGATTCTATAAACTCACCTTTAGAATCTAACTCACCAAAGAATAGGGGATTGCTAGGAGATTCAGATGAGCCTTGTAATAATTGAGAATACAAAAAGATTTGTGTGTTGCTAGAGTTTAGAGAATCTAAAGTAAGTTTAGATTCTTGATGAAAATCGATATGGGATTCTTGATTATTAGATTCTGTATATCTTTGTTGATATTCTTTGATAAGAGATTCTAATCTTTGTATATCAATAGTGCTTGTATCTTTAGTAAAAATATCTATCTTGTCATTGTGGATATGGATAAGGTTAGATAAAGAATTAGCAGAATCTAAGAATATAATTACATTGTTTTTGTCATTAGATTCTAAGATGAGATGTGAATCTTTGTTTGCTGTATTTCTATTTGAAAATCTTTCTTGTCTCTCTTTTTCTTTTTGCTCCTCTTTGTATTCCTTGTAACTTAATTGAGAGATTCTCTCTTGCTCCTCTTTATGCTCTTGCTCTCTTTGCTCTCGTAGATCCATTATGGTTTTATAGAGAGCTTTTCTAGCTTGTAGGTATGTGTCGCTTAGAGAATCTTTCCCATACACAAAGATATTGGCAAAGTCAGATTTATAGCCTAGTATCTTACTAACATTTTCTTTTGTGATAAAGCTTTCATCGTTTTCTTTACAAATAGCAAAACTCTTGCAAGTGTATAAAGCTCTAAGCAAATGGATAGGGGAATCTTTTGTGAGGGAATCTATATCGGAATCTTGAAGCCTTATGATGTTTATGTTATTATCCTTTTGCTTTAAGAAAATAATATTATCAGCGACACAATCCAAATCCTCGTCGTGATGATACCCTAACTCATATAAAAAATCTTGCATTACTACTCCTTAATTTATTGCTAATCAAAATACAGCCATTTGATGACAAAGAATACTACCACAGCTACCAATAACAAAGCAGGAATAAAAAGTATAGCTATGAGAGATTCCATAATTTTGTCCTCTAAAGTCTTGGCAAAATAAAGTTTATAAAGATACCCAAAGCGGTAAGAAACACTATCACTTTTAAGCTAATTTTTTTATTTTTATAATCTTTCCATACATCAGAAAAATCACTAATATAAACATCATAAAAAACTAATTTCACAATATAAATAACTACCACAGCTACCAATAACAAAGCAGGAATAAAAAGTATAGCTATGAGAGATTCCATAATTTTGTCTCCATAATGCTGGGCTGGTATAATTGACTTAAAAACTGCATTAGCTCTGCACTACTCATCGCTGTATCATCGATATGGGCTAAAATAGCAAGAGCATTATATATATCCTCTATGGTTACGATGACTAGGATATAAGTAGCTATGTTGGTTTTTATTGTGCTTTTTACAATTTTTTTAAGTTCATTTTTAGCTTGTCTGTCTTTAGTAAGATCTTTTTGAGAAACTCTATATGCCTTATATGCTTTGTAGGGATTAGCGGTTGGCTTAAACCCCTTATCTATCGGTATATGTGGATATGTCGTAGAGAGGATATGCTTACCAAAAAACACATAGCCTTTTTCCATATTGATTCTATATATGGCTTCCACACTTGTTTGGATTTGGTGGATTTGGGATTGTGTAAGTGGGCTAGGTAGTGTAGTATCAGCTATTTTTATGCGTTGAGAAAGGGTTTTGATTTGTTCAAAATATTTTATAGAGATTGGGGTAATACCATTTTCCTCACGCATAGTCATTTGTTGGTTTCCCAATACATTTGTTTGCAAGTTACAAGCTAAAAATGTATCATTATCCCTAGTCTGTATTTCATAAAAAAGCTTACTTGCAAATTTTTGCATACTTGATTTGACTGGTAATGGGCTATTACTTTGCACATAAGAATCTATGTGATCAGAAGCATAAGGACTTTTTGCTTTAAGATAATAGGGTAAAAAGCTGTCGAGCTCCTTATTTGGTTTGGTTAAATAGATAAGATTATTTTGTAATCGGATAGAATCTTTGTGTTCTTGCGTGATTTGTAATGGCGTATACATTTCAGAATCAGGAGAAAAACTATCTAACACAAAGCTCATAATGCTATTAGACCAATCAGGGACTACGCCAATGGAGCTAAAAGTATATGTCTCTTTGATAATTTCTGGGTACATCAAGGTAAAAAGTTGGGCTAAATAGCCACCAAAGGAATGCCCGACAACAATACATGTATCTTGCAATGGTTGTATTTTGACTTTGTAAAAATCTATCATATCCTCACAAATTTTTAAAGATACATCAGCTTTTAGACTATTGCCCAATCCTTGTATATTTGGATTCTCTAAAATATTTAATCTAAAAATATCAAGCCCACGAAAGGCGAGAATCTTTTCATTATCGCGTATATCTCTAAATAAAGTAGCACTAAA
Coding sequences within it:
- a CDS encoding lipase, yielding MQDFLYELGYHHDEDLDCVADNIIFLKQKDNNINIIRLQDSDIDSLTKDSPIHLLRALYTCKSFAICKENDESFITKENVSKILGYKSDFANIFVYGKDSLSDTYLQARKALYKTIMDLREQREQEHKEEQERISQLSYKEYKEEQKEKERQERFSNRNTANKDSHLILESNDKNNVIIFLDSANSLSNLIHIHNDKIDIFTKDTSTIDIQRLESLIKEYQQRYTESNNQESHIDFHQESKLTLDSLNSSNTQIFLYSQLLQGSSESPSNPLFFGELDSKGEFIESKPIYHLIGEVDSSSIESTSNNRDSINTESNNSLSTLQVFLGSNTLTLLNYSLLDSSLNIKLECNSSESQAIQEKEKAQRDKDSSPLAQNDKSQSTALLHPILEDDEIKCPHNGVVKLKSNKGKPFTSKGIPMVLESDLLNSSIIGCTNPLLSGGPCTMVATILPNARGLKKFNDDYPIMQDLVSSGVMSDKGFPLICTPKPNSYKINAPSPTHTKNRDKVALKAQIEFHKPILRLHYKEHKSQQDNLPITQFYLFDNLKEQTSPFENLILDYQSDARNISDKDLEKELLQSYSNKEYQHKQINLQFGIHQIHLVFIIPQSLPKLFKEYYKDYEYKDYGIGQYKPLLNYSKDIKEYRESTHSKDTSLQSISITHTRVFLSPFKANKLHFTFALGLDDYLDKDNTTELKIIIGGVYDEGEIESDLVATLASNDDRLEYEALEETKKEKQITEIYFSYGEDKIKLNDISRHSQDINLHIRTQGYEEGERLDLTLEFQGKAYQTTATIRDNQAIILNVFNALSKEQ